A genome region from Candidatus Binataceae bacterium includes the following:
- a CDS encoding alpha/beta hydrolase, giving the protein MPYVEAIDRTRLYYEEVGEGKSVVFVHEFAGDYRTWELQMRALCRRYRCVSFSARGYPPSDVPRDGLHYSQDLARQDVIALMDHLGISQAHVVGHSMGAYTTLHVGLLHPERCLSLTVTGCGFASHPDQRAASLELIERNADLFAHADIKVAAAQYADAPNRQAFKRKDPRGYAEFVSRLAEHSGLGSALTLLGVQRRRPTLWEMQAELSRLSLPLLVICGDEDEDCLDAGLLLKRTVPRAALSILPRSGHCLPVEEPAAFNAALFDFFATVEAGH; this is encoded by the coding sequence ATGCCATATGTAGAAGCGATCGACCGGACCCGCCTCTATTATGAAGAAGTGGGAGAGGGCAAGTCGGTGGTGTTCGTCCACGAATTCGCCGGCGATTACCGCACTTGGGAGTTGCAAATGCGCGCGCTGTGTCGGCGCTATCGCTGCGTGAGCTTTTCGGCGCGCGGCTACCCGCCCTCCGATGTGCCGCGCGACGGCCTGCATTATTCGCAGGACTTGGCGCGCCAAGACGTGATTGCGCTTATGGACCATCTGGGCATAAGCCAAGCCCATGTGGTGGGCCATTCGATGGGAGCCTATACCACCTTGCACGTCGGCCTGCTCCATCCCGAGCGCTGCCTGTCCTTGACCGTCACCGGTTGCGGCTTTGCCTCTCATCCCGACCAGCGCGCCGCCAGCCTGGAGCTGATCGAGCGCAACGCCGACTTGTTTGCGCATGCCGACATCAAGGTCGCTGCTGCCCAGTATGCCGACGCGCCTAATCGTCAAGCCTTCAAACGCAAGGACCCACGCGGCTATGCTGAATTCGTCAGCCGCTTAGCCGAACATTCGGGCTTGGGCAGTGCCCTGACACTGCTGGGTGTGCAGCGCCGCCGCCCCACCCTGTGGGAGATGCAAGCGGAGCTGAGCCGACTCAGCCTGCCCCTGCTGGTAATCTGTGGCGACGAAGACGAGGATTGCCTGGATGCTGGCCTGCTGCTCAAGCGAACCGTGCCGCGCGCCGCGTTGTCGATCCTGCCGCGCAGCGGCCATTGTCTGCCAGTGGAGGAGCCGGCGGCCTTTAATGCCGCCCTGTTTGACTTTTTTGCCACGGTGGAAGCGGGACATTAG
- a CDS encoding CmcJ/NvfI family oxidoreductase → MASQVASQITAPLNYLGEMDEAPYSYRYAPPAGVPMTNVRHDPRPQPIHDGRPLVDELSLDRQGFMLLRSPTMVRDFYDEQEVRAVYYPEIEALAKSVTGAEKVLIFDHTLRCAALAKRGERGAREPVRNVHNDYTANSGPQRVRDLLEPAEAKLRLSRRFAEINVWRPLSGPVLESPLAICDARTIAPEDLIPNQLRYRDRNGETYSARFNPNHRWYYFPRMERDEVVLLKCYDSALDGRARFTIHTAFDDPTSPPWAPARESIEARMLLFFAATAET, encoded by the coding sequence ATGGCCAGCCAGGTAGCCTCGCAGATAACCGCGCCGCTCAATTACCTGGGCGAGATGGACGAAGCGCCCTACAGCTATCGTTATGCACCGCCGGCTGGGGTGCCGATGACCAACGTTCGCCACGATCCTCGCCCGCAGCCGATCCATGATGGGCGGCCGCTGGTGGACGAGCTGAGTCTGGATCGCCAGGGCTTCATGTTGCTGCGCAGTCCCACTATGGTGCGTGATTTCTACGACGAACAGGAGGTGCGCGCGGTCTACTATCCGGAGATCGAAGCGTTGGCCAAAAGCGTGACCGGAGCGGAGAAGGTGCTGATTTTCGATCACACCCTGCGCTGCGCCGCCTTGGCCAAGCGAGGCGAGCGCGGGGCGCGCGAGCCGGTCCGCAACGTGCACAACGATTATACCGCTAATTCGGGTCCCCAACGCGTACGCGATCTGCTGGAGCCGGCCGAGGCCAAGCTGCGTCTTAGCCGCCGCTTCGCCGAGATCAACGTCTGGCGGCCGCTGTCAGGCCCCGTGTTGGAATCGCCGCTGGCAATCTGCGACGCTCGCACCATCGCGCCCGAAGACCTCATTCCCAACCAATTGCGTTATCGCGACCGCAACGGCGAGACTTATTCTGCACGTTTCAATCCCAACCATCGCTGGTACTACTTTCCGCGCATGGAACGCGACGAGGTGGTCTTGCTCAAGTGTTACGATTCGGCCCTGGACGGCCGCGCCCGCTTCACCATCCATACCGCCTTTGATGATCCGACCTCGCCGCCATGGGCTCCCGCACGCGAGAGTATCGAAGCGCGGATGCTGCTATTTTTCGCCGCCACCGCAGAGACCTGA
- a CDS encoding DUF1329 domain-containing protein translates to MNRLISLVVAVGLLAIAGLGTANADPFAKIPVGTVITKANCQQYLDHMTEVLGHECTMNQVQLSMPADYQIVIKPTVSYPVPHSFWDATEKYSKQVTLEPTGDGSYRMKGYVAGMPFPTLDMKDPLAGFKLMYDAYFQYQPAMMSGDGLHTISIDRYGNRSDTLGWIGNYVLSHNSDPAYPMVIPGSPGDKDGVYFASSIEQEFPTQIQYLSGLEWDYSDPDRIPENYAFIPSIRRVLQLSQAARCAPFTASSNFSYDDHSRIQLPPVWFKAQFLGAKQEITYVVPPNRLIEATKESNWDIHYGIWPKDSLGGHWEVRVWYQLATQRLPRYAAGYCEANHYIWLDKEQVMTIAYDDFDQNGKYWRGQYNYNPAKPVPGGGYSFYSGLWAHLNPDVQNVDNSSTFPFVNWWFNQEVPKRFLNLDRYATPGGLNQIVQ, encoded by the coding sequence ATGAATAGACTGATTAGTCTGGTAGTCGCGGTGGGACTACTGGCAATCGCTGGGCTCGGTACCGCCAACGCCGACCCTTTCGCAAAAATCCCGGTTGGCACCGTCATAACCAAAGCCAACTGTCAGCAATACCTCGATCACATGACCGAGGTGTTGGGGCATGAATGCACCATGAACCAGGTGCAACTCAGCATGCCTGCCGATTATCAAATCGTAATCAAACCCACGGTTTCTTATCCGGTCCCGCACAGCTTCTGGGACGCAACCGAGAAATACAGCAAGCAGGTAACGTTGGAGCCCACCGGCGACGGCAGTTATCGGATGAAGGGCTATGTGGCCGGAATGCCCTTTCCCACTCTGGACATGAAGGACCCGCTGGCCGGCTTCAAGCTGATGTACGACGCCTATTTCCAGTACCAGCCGGCGATGATGTCCGGAGATGGGCTGCACACCATCTCCATTGATCGTTATGGCAATCGGTCCGACACCCTGGGATGGATCGGCAACTATGTCCTGTCGCATAACAGCGATCCGGCCTATCCAATGGTTATTCCAGGCTCGCCTGGAGACAAGGATGGCGTATACTTTGCCAGCTCGATTGAACAGGAATTTCCGACTCAGATTCAGTATTTATCGGGTTTGGAATGGGACTACAGCGATCCCGATCGGATCCCGGAGAACTATGCCTTCATTCCCAGTATCCGGCGGGTGCTACAACTATCTCAGGCCGCGCGCTGCGCCCCCTTTACCGCCTCTTCCAATTTCAGCTACGACGACCACTCGCGCATCCAACTGCCGCCGGTCTGGTTCAAAGCCCAATTCCTGGGCGCCAAGCAGGAGATCACCTATGTGGTACCGCCCAATCGCCTGATCGAGGCCACCAAGGAGAGCAACTGGGACATCCATTACGGAATCTGGCCCAAGGACTCCTTGGGCGGCCATTGGGAAGTGCGCGTGTGGTATCAGCTCGCCACGCAGCGCTTGCCGCGCTACGCCGCGGGTTACTGCGAAGCCAACCATTACATCTGGCTGGATAAAGAGCAGGTGATGACCATCGCCTACGACGATTTCGATCAGAATGGCAAGTACTGGCGCGGACAGTACAACTACAATCCCGCCAAGCCCGTTCCTGGAGGGGGGTATTCCTTCTACAGCGGGCTGTGGGCCCATCTCAACCCCGATGTCCAGAACGTGGACAATTCTTCGACCTTTCCCTTCGTGAACTGGTGGTTCAATCAAGAAGTGCCTAAGCGCTTCCTCAATCTGGACCGCTACGCGACGCCGGGCGGCCTCAACCAGATCGTCCAATAG
- the miaB gene encoding tRNA (N6-isopentenyl adenosine(37)-C2)-methylthiotransferase MiaB yields the protein MDHAPIDNAGWTPRFYLETYGCQMNVADSQLIGGQLRRAGYISVDAPEQADVILLNTCAIREHAEERVLSRLSELARLKERQPALRLGLVGCMAQNNRAALLSKAPYLDLVAGPDAYRQLPRMLADAGFDPVVDVRLDRNETYADLDPDWESGVRAYVTIMRGCDRFCAFCVVPYVRGRERSVPIAALMAQLRVLARRGVREVVLLGQTVNAYRDEAVDFAALLHAAAGVEGIERIRFTSPHPCDMSPAVIEAMASEAKVQPYLHLPVQSGSDRMLAAMGRGYGVQEYLALVARLRAAIPDLALSTDLIVGFCEESAEDFDATLELMRTVQFDSAFTFKYSRRPHTRAAARPDSVSETEKARRLAAVIELQERISAQRNQAWVGQVCQVLVEGAARRGDGLLMGKTPQFKTAVFSTPSQIAPGTTVAVRIESATSHSLLGRALL from the coding sequence ATGGACCACGCACCTATCGATAATGCTGGCTGGACTCCCAGGTTTTATCTGGAAACCTACGGCTGCCAGATGAACGTCGCCGATTCTCAACTGATCGGCGGCCAGTTGCGGCGCGCCGGTTATATCAGCGTGGATGCGCCCGAACAGGCCGACGTCATCCTGCTCAACACCTGCGCGATTCGCGAACACGCCGAGGAGCGGGTGCTGAGCCGGCTATCGGAGCTGGCCCGGCTCAAGGAGCGGCAACCCGCGCTGCGCCTAGGGCTGGTAGGCTGCATGGCTCAAAACAATCGCGCCGCGCTGCTCAGCAAGGCACCTTACCTGGACCTGGTCGCAGGCCCCGATGCTTATCGCCAGTTGCCTCGGATGCTGGCCGACGCCGGTTTCGATCCGGTAGTCGACGTACGCCTGGACCGTAACGAGACTTACGCCGATCTCGACCCAGATTGGGAAAGCGGCGTGCGCGCTTATGTGACTATCATGCGCGGATGCGACCGATTTTGTGCCTTCTGCGTCGTCCCTTATGTCCGCGGGCGCGAACGCAGCGTGCCAATAGCCGCGCTGATGGCACAATTGCGTGTACTGGCCCGACGCGGAGTCAGGGAAGTGGTCCTGCTGGGACAGACCGTCAACGCCTATCGCGACGAGGCGGTGGACTTCGCCGCCCTCTTGCATGCCGCGGCCGGCGTGGAGGGTATTGAACGCATCCGTTTCACCTCACCCCATCCTTGCGACATGAGTCCGGCGGTGATCGAGGCGATGGCGAGCGAAGCCAAGGTTCAGCCTTATTTGCATCTGCCGGTGCAATCGGGATCGGATCGGATGCTGGCTGCGATGGGGCGAGGCTATGGCGTGCAGGAATATCTCGCGCTGGTCGCACGCCTACGCGCCGCCATTCCCGATCTCGCGCTTTCCACCGATCTGATCGTGGGCTTTTGCGAGGAAAGCGCGGAAGATTTTGACGCCACCTTGGAATTGATGCGCACCGTGCAGTTCGATTCCGCCTTTACCTTCAAATATTCCCGCCGCCCGCATACCCGCGCCGCCGCACGCCCCGATTCAGTCAGCGAGACCGAGAAGGCGCGCCGGCTGGCCGCCGTAATCGAGCTTCAGGAGCGCATTTCCGCGCAGCGCAACCAGGCTTGGGTGGGTCAGGTCTGTCAGGTGCTGGTGGAAGGAGCAGCCCGGCGCGGCGACGGGCTGCTGATGGGTAAAACACCGCAGTTCAAAACCGCGGTCTTCTCCACCCCGAGCCAGATAGCTCCCGGTACCACCGTGGCGGTACGAATCGAGTCAGCCACCAGCCATTCGCTGCTCGGCCGCGCGCTTTTGTAA
- the rpsU gene encoding 30S ribosomal protein S21 encodes MEIRVEGSLDQAMRVLKRKLAKEGVFKEMKKRAFYEKPSVRRKRKRSEAQRRRRKEQRRRRAATV; translated from the coding sequence ATGGAGATCAGAGTAGAAGGCTCCCTGGATCAGGCCATGCGGGTGCTCAAGCGCAAGCTGGCCAAAGAGGGGGTTTTCAAAGAGATGAAAAAGCGGGCTTTTTACGAAAAGCCCAGCGTTCGACGCAAGCGCAAGCGCTCCGAAGCCCAACGTCGCCGGCGCAAGGAACAACGCCGTCGCCGCGCCGCCACTGTTTAG